AACTCACGATTCCTTCTTGCATCCGAGCACCACCGGAAGCGGTAAAAAGAACAACTGGCAATTTTTCTTTTGTCGCAAATTCAAATAAACGAGTAATTTTTTCGCCTACTACAGAACCCATTGAAGCCATGATAAAGTTGGAATCCATGATCCCAAGCGCAACTTTTTGACCTTTAATCAAGGCAGTTCCAGTCAGGACAGCTTCATCCAGTCCTGTCATTTCCCGCACTGCTGCTAGTTTCTTCTTATAATTTGGGAAATTCAAAGGATCTGTCGTTTCGATTCCTGTAAACATTTCTTCAAAGCTAGCTGGATCCACTGTCAGCGCCAAGCGTTCTTTAGCAGAAATACGGAAGGTATAGCCACAATTCGGGCAGACACGCTCACTACCTAAATCCTTTTGGTAAATGGTATGTTTACAACCTGGGCATTGTGAAAATAGTTCATCAGGAACTTCAGGTTTTGGCTGAGGCTCCTTCCAGGCTGACCTATTCGGATTGATCCGAATATATTTATCTTTTTTAGAAAATAATGCCATTACTTACTCCTTATAATATGCTACAGTATCTGCAGCATTACTATAAAAGCCTGAAACTGTGAAGATGATGTTCATACTTCCCTCACAAGTCCAGGCTTTTTCATCATTCCTTATTATAATTTGGAAGGAATTGTTCCATCAAAAATGCAGTGTCGTAATCACCAGCGATCACATGCGAATCTGAGATCAAATCCAACTGGAAACTACTATTGGTGGTGACACCATCGATTTCCAACTCATAAAGAGCACGCTGCATTTTCATCAGTGCATCAAAGCGATTTTCCCCATGGACAATGATCTTGGCAATCATACTATCATAGTATGGCGGAATCGTATAACCAGGATACACAGCAGAATCCACACGCAAGCCAACCCCACCACTTGGAAGATAGAGATTAGTGATCTTACCTGGGCTTGGTGCAAAGTTGAAGGAAGGATTTTCCGCATTGATCCGGCATTCAATCGCATGGCCTTTAATGACAATATCCTCTTGAGTAACGGATAATTCTTGGCCAGCTGCGATTTTAATCTGTTCCTTAACGATATCAACTCCTGTTACAAATTCTGTGACAGGATGCTCCACTTGCACACGGGTATTCATTTCCATAAAGTAGAACTCACCCTTGCCTTCATCATACAAGAATTCAATCGTTCCAGCATTCTCATACCCAACTGATTCAGCAGCCCGAACAGCAGCAGAACCAATTTGATTACGAAGAGTTTTTCCGATAGCAATTGAAGGGGATTCTTCTAGAACTTTTTGATTGTTCCGTTGAAGAGAACAATCGCGTTCACCTAAGTGAATGACATGTCCATGCTGATCCGCTAAAATCTGTACTTCAATGTGGCGTGCCGGATAAATCACCCGCTCCATATACATGGCCCCATTCCCAAAAGCAGCTTGAGCTTCTGAGGAAGCAGATTCAAAAGCAGCAACCAAATCTTCTGGTTTTTCAACCTTCCGAATTCCCTTGCCACCGCCTCCTGCAGATGCTTTCAACATCACAGGGTAACCAATACGCTCTGCAATCTCGAGGGCTTCTTCAGCAGTATACACTTCACCATCTGATCCAGGAATAACAGGCACTCCTGCTTTGATCATCTGTTTACGAGCATTAATCTTATCCCCCATCAAATCCATGACTTTAGCAGAAGGACCAATAAATTTAATGCCCACTTCCTCACACATGGTCGCAAATTTTGAGTTTTCACTTAAAAATCCAAAACCAGGATGGATAGCTTCTGCTCCTGTTAGAACAGCTGCAGACAAGACAGCACTCATATTCAAATAAGACTCTGTTGATTTAGCAGGTCCAATACAGACTGCTTCATCCGCTAGTAAGGTATGCAAGGCTTCTTTATCAGCAGTAGAATACACTGCAACCGTCTCGATGCCAAGTTCACGAGCCGCACGAATAATACGAACTGCAATCTCACCACGATTGGCGATTAAGATCTTACGAAACATAGATAGGCCTTTCTTAATTTCCAATTGCAAACGTAAGCGTTCCTGAAGCTGCAAGCTTACCGTCTACTTCTGCTTTCGCTTCAACAACAGCAATTGTTCCACGACGTTTGACAAAAGTAGCTGTCATCACCAGTTGATCTCCTGGAACGACTTGTTTTTTAAACTTCACCTTGTCCATCCCTGCATAAAAGACTAATTTCCCTTTATTTTCAGGTTTTGACAACTCTAGTACACCTGCTGTTTGTGCCAAAGCTTCCATGATGAGAACACCTGGCATAACAGGATATTGTGGAAAATGTCCATTAAAAAATGGTTCATTAATTGTCACGTTTTTAATGGCAACAATCGTATCTTCACTTGTTTCTAAAACGCGATCCACCAAAAGCATTGGGTAACGATGCGGCAAAGCCTCACGAATAGCATTAATATCAATTGTCATTTG
The Streptococcus parasanguinis genome window above contains:
- the fabZ gene encoding 3-hydroxyacyl-ACP dehydratase FabZ — encoded protein: MTIDINAIREALPHRYPMLLVDRVLETSEDTIVAIKNVTINEPFFNGHFPQYPVMPGVLIMEALAQTAGVLELSKPENKGKLVFYAGMDKVKFKKQVVPGDQLVMTATFVKRRGTIAVVEAKAEVDGKLAASGTLTFAIGN
- a CDS encoding acetyl-CoA carboxylase biotin carboxylase subunit codes for the protein MFRKILIANRGEIAVRIIRAARELGIETVAVYSTADKEALHTLLADEAVCIGPAKSTESYLNMSAVLSAAVLTGAEAIHPGFGFLSENSKFATMCEEVGIKFIGPSAKVMDLMGDKINARKQMIKAGVPVIPGSDGEVYTAEEALEIAERIGYPVMLKASAGGGGKGIRKVEKPEDLVAAFESASSEAQAAFGNGAMYMERVIYPARHIEVQILADQHGHVIHLGERDCSLQRNNQKVLEESPSIAIGKTLRNQIGSAAVRAAESVGYENAGTIEFLYDEGKGEFYFMEMNTRVQVEHPVTEFVTGVDIVKEQIKIAAGQELSVTQEDIVIKGHAIECRINAENPSFNFAPSPGKITNLYLPSGGVGLRVDSAVYPGYTIPPYYDSMIAKIIVHGENRFDALMKMQRALYELEIDGVTTNSSFQLDLISDSHVIAGDYDTAFLMEQFLPNYNKE
- the accD gene encoding acetyl-CoA carboxylase, carboxyltransferase subunit beta, with protein sequence MALFSKKDKYIRINPNRSAWKEPQPKPEVPDELFSQCPGCKHTIYQKDLGSERVCPNCGYTFRISAKERLALTVDPASFEEMFTGIETTDPLNFPNYKKKLAAVREMTGLDEAVLTGTALIKGQKVALGIMDSNFIMASMGSVVGEKITRLFEFATKEKLPVVLFTASGGARMQEGIVSLMQMAKISAAVQRHSKEKLFYLTVLTDPTTGGVTASFAMEGDIIMAESQALVGFAGRRVIESTVREKLPDDFQKAEFLQEHGFVDLIVERSQIRATVGQLLALHGGKHE